The following are encoded together in the Mesoplodon densirostris isolate mMesDen1 chromosome 2, mMesDen1 primary haplotype, whole genome shotgun sequence genome:
- the LOC132483123 gene encoding phosphatidylethanolamine-binding protein 1-like produces MPVDLSKWSGPLSLQEVDERPQHLLQVKYGGAELDERGKVLTPTQVKNRPTSIAWDGLDPGKLYTLVLTDPDAPSRKDPKYREWHRFLVVNMKGNAISSGTVLSDYVGSGPPKGTGLHRYAWLVYERDRPLKCDEPILSNRSAEERGKFKAANFRKKYELRAPVAGACYEAEWDDYVPQLYEQLSGK; encoded by the coding sequence ATGCCCGTGGACCTCAGCAAGTGGTCCGGGCCTTTGAGCCTGCAGGAAGTGGACGAGAGGCCACAGCACCTGCTGCAGGTCAAATACGGCGGAGCGGAGCTTGACGAGCGGGGCAAAGTGCTGACACCCACTCAGGTGAAGAACCGGCCCACCAGCATTGCATGGGATGGCCTTGATCCAGGTAAATTGTATACCTTGGTCTTGACAGACCCGGATGCTCCCAGCAGGAAGGACCCCAAATACAGGGAATGGCACCGTTTCCTGGTGGTCAACATGAAGGGCAACGCCATCAGCAGTGGCACGGTGCTCTCCGACTATGTGGGCTCTGGGCCTCCCAAGGGTACAGGCCTTCACCGCTACGCCTGGCTGGTTTACGAGCGGGACAGGCCACTGAAGTGTGATGAGCCCATTCTCAGCAACCGATCTGCAGAGGAGCGTGGCAAATTCAAGGCGGCGAATTTCCGCAAAAAGTACGAGCTCAGGGCTCCGGTGGCCGGCGCGTGTTACGAGGCCGAATGGGATGACTATGTGCCCCAACTGTATGAGCAGCTGTCTGGGAAGTAG